The following coding sequences lie in one Rickettsiella endosymbiont of Rhagonycha lignosa genomic window:
- a CDS encoding NAD-glutamate dehydrogenase, with the protein MNNLTNRVYKSIIDKILKFALQKVPKNQTKLFTAFAHQYYAHTDLETLRSRSAENLGAALASHWNLIYQRLPGQAKIRVYNPSFEKDGWESKYSIVQIVAEDKPFLVDSTRMEINRQGFNIFFNIHFGNIKLRRDQQGKVTEVLPYDAIPDKQTEALIYLEIDKNSSAEILSKLAKKLEKLLEQVSLVVNDWPEMRSRMQNCLSELEQNSPPYDPEDVAESKDFLVWLLNDHFTFLGCRDYDLSKDHKTLRMVKKSGLGVLRDETRSKEEKPLTELPPEARRLAFSPQVLVISKTNSKSRVHRSVYADYIGVKRFNEQGELIGERRFIGLYTSTVYHSDPRSIPLIRRKIQLILQNSNLPLKGHAGKALLDILSSLPRDDLFQASVKELTQLALGILHIQEQRTVRLFVRQDNYRRFISCLVYLPKEQLNTDLQRQMEKILVREFSGIEIGFSTLFGDSNLARIHFLIRTDPKKDLTYDVKKIEAQLVEVARSWKEELRQALIEYYGEQDGARLLQKYMYAFPSGYRDTFSANIAVHDIAQLERISLEHPLEMNFYPSANEKGVPLRFKLFQAGKPIILSDALPVLENMGLRVMDEWPQEITLPDGHRIWINDFGVKPVHIDDIDVSQVKEIFQEAFSKIWSGEVENDGFNRLILAGQLTWREVSILRAYTKYLRQIGVPFSQAYVETVVSRNAEIAKILVKLFKYYFDPSLQDESGSVTASLEKSLHTALDAVVSLDEDRILRNLFEVIQATLRTNYYQTCQQNKPKPWLALKLNPSQITDLPLPRPMYEIFVYSPRVEAVHLRAAKVARGGIRWSDRREDFRTEVLGLMKAQQVKNAVIVPAGAKGGFVCKQLPENADREAVMNEVIICYQTFMRGLLDLTDNLQNNVVIHPKDVVRYDEEDPYLVVAADKGTASFSDIANAIAAEYNFWLGDAFASGGSVGYDHKKMGITARGAWESVRRHSRALGFNPDKNDFTVVGIGDMSGDVFGNGMLLSHHIKLVAAFNHMHIFIDPNPDPEKSFQERKRLFNLPRSSWQDYNANLISKGGGIFLRSKKSILLSSEIKKLLDISQDSIAPDGLIRAVLKASVDLLWNGGIGTYVKASNERNADVGDRANDNLRIDAKELRCRIVAEGGNLGLTQLGRVEYALNGGLIYTDFIDNSAGVDCSDHEVNCKILLNAVVASGEMTFDQRNALLAEMTDEIAKLVLYDNYCQTRTISLAAMHAQQELEFHRRYIQELERHGKLDRALEFLPDEKALLERKALGKGLTSPEIAVLLAYTKMWVKAELLEKHSLEEDYLKRVLESAFPKPLRGRFSKFMQQHSLRREIIATKISNAMVNDMGITFVFRLKTEIGADIASIARAYAIAHHVFGFSELLGIAENLSDEVAPVIRYAIMRQFNRLIRRATRWFIYNYKDQLTDILGMVDRFKQSIVTLNKNLPNLLIGEERDHWEKNIQGLIEVGISEDIAKRIANVDHEYALLDIIDAAQKNDLALQDVAELYFMVGERFGFTWLRSQIMKITIETLWDNLARVILLDDLDTQQRHLTVIILQCVIDKQGSNEICLEQWETDNQDFIQRWEQFLADLRSTGELKLMMFSVVIRELVSMVNATNLSKVTS; encoded by the coding sequence ATGAACAACCTTACTAACCGCGTTTATAAATCGATCATAGATAAAATTTTAAAATTTGCATTGCAAAAAGTCCCAAAAAATCAAACTAAGTTATTTACTGCTTTTGCCCACCAGTATTATGCCCATACCGATTTAGAAACTTTAAGAAGTCGTTCTGCAGAAAATCTTGGCGCAGCACTTGCTTCTCATTGGAATCTTATTTATCAACGGTTACCTGGTCAAGCAAAGATTCGTGTTTATAATCCTAGCTTTGAAAAAGATGGTTGGGAAAGCAAATATAGCATTGTGCAAATCGTTGCTGAAGATAAACCTTTCTTAGTAGATTCCACCCGTATGGAGATCAATCGGCAAGGGTTTAATATTTTTTTCAATATTCATTTTGGTAATATAAAATTACGCCGTGATCAACAAGGGAAAGTAACAGAGGTTTTACCTTATGATGCTATTCCCGATAAACAAACTGAAGCCTTGATTTATTTGGAAATTGATAAAAATTCGAGTGCTGAAATTCTTAGTAAGTTGGCTAAAAAGCTGGAAAAGCTATTAGAGCAGGTTAGTTTAGTTGTAAACGACTGGCCCGAAATGCGATCGAGAATGCAAAATTGTTTAAGCGAACTGGAACAAAATTCTCCGCCTTACGATCCAGAAGATGTTGCAGAATCTAAAGATTTTTTGGTTTGGCTGCTGAATGATCATTTCACTTTTTTAGGTTGTCGTGATTACGATTTAAGCAAAGATCATAAGACATTGCGCATGGTCAAAAAATCGGGTTTAGGTGTTTTAAGAGATGAAACCAGAAGTAAGGAAGAAAAACCTTTAACAGAATTACCTCCGGAAGCACGTCGTTTGGCTTTCTCTCCCCAAGTACTTGTTATTTCTAAGACCAATAGTAAATCCAGAGTGCATCGATCCGTTTATGCTGATTACATTGGTGTCAAACGTTTTAATGAACAGGGAGAATTAATTGGAGAAAGACGCTTTATTGGTCTTTATACTTCAACAGTTTATCATAGTGATCCACGCAGTATTCCATTGATACGACGCAAGATACAATTAATTTTACAAAATTCAAATCTACCTTTAAAAGGCCATGCTGGAAAAGCATTATTAGATATTCTTTCAAGTTTACCTCGTGATGATTTATTTCAAGCTTCAGTGAAGGAACTAACGCAACTTGCTTTAGGTATTTTACATATTCAAGAGCAAAGAACAGTCCGTCTATTCGTAAGGCAAGATAATTATCGGCGCTTTATTTCTTGTTTAGTTTATTTACCCAAAGAACAATTAAACACCGATCTGCAACGCCAGATGGAAAAGATCTTGGTACGGGAATTTTCCGGTATTGAAATTGGTTTTTCAACCTTGTTTGGAGATTCTAATCTTGCGCGCATCCATTTTTTAATTAGGACGGATCCTAAAAAAGATTTAACCTATGATGTTAAAAAAATTGAAGCACAACTGGTTGAAGTAGCCCGTTCTTGGAAAGAAGAATTGCGTCAGGCTTTAATTGAATATTATGGCGAACAAGATGGTGCGCGCCTGCTACAAAAATATATGTATGCTTTTCCTAGTGGATATCGAGATACGTTTTCTGCAAACATAGCTGTACATGATATAGCACAATTAGAAAGAATTTCCCTAGAACATCCTTTAGAAATGAATTTTTATCCATCTGCGAATGAAAAGGGTGTCCCATTAAGGTTTAAATTATTTCAGGCAGGCAAACCCATCATTTTGTCGGATGCCTTGCCAGTTCTTGAAAATATGGGCTTACGCGTCATGGATGAATGGCCACAAGAAATTACCTTACCCGATGGTCATCGCATATGGATTAATGATTTTGGCGTGAAACCCGTGCATATTGATGACATAGATGTTTCTCAAGTTAAAGAAATTTTTCAAGAAGCTTTTAGTAAGATATGGTCTGGAGAAGTCGAAAATGATGGGTTTAATCGTTTAATATTAGCTGGGCAATTAACTTGGCGTGAAGTTTCTATATTAAGAGCTTATACTAAATATCTTCGTCAAATCGGAGTGCCATTTAGTCAAGCATACGTAGAAACAGTGGTATCGCGAAATGCAGAAATCGCTAAAATTTTAGTTAAATTATTTAAATATTATTTTGATCCTAGTCTTCAAGATGAATCCGGTAGTGTGACGGCTAGTCTGGAAAAAAGTTTACATACTGCCTTGGATGCAGTCGTGAGTCTAGACGAAGATCGCATTTTGCGAAATTTATTTGAAGTCATTCAGGCCACCTTGCGAACTAATTATTATCAAACCTGTCAGCAGAACAAACCAAAGCCGTGGTTGGCACTTAAGTTGAACCCTAGTCAAATTACAGATTTACCATTGCCTAGACCAATGTATGAAATTTTTGTGTATTCACCACGTGTTGAGGCGGTTCATTTAAGAGCTGCGAAGGTTGCTCGTGGTGGTATCCGTTGGTCCGATCGTAGAGAAGATTTTCGCACAGAAGTATTAGGTTTAATGAAAGCTCAGCAGGTGAAAAATGCGGTGATAGTTCCTGCCGGCGCTAAAGGTGGTTTCGTTTGCAAGCAATTACCTGAAAACGCTGATCGTGAAGCAGTGATGAATGAAGTGATCATCTGCTATCAAACTTTTATGCGCGGCTTATTGGATTTGACCGATAATTTGCAAAATAATGTGGTTATACACCCCAAAGATGTCGTGCGGTACGATGAAGAAGATCCTTATTTAGTTGTTGCCGCTGATAAAGGTACAGCAAGTTTTTCAGATATTGCGAATGCCATCGCGGCTGAATATAACTTTTGGCTAGGGGATGCGTTTGCTTCAGGCGGCAGTGTTGGTTATGACCATAAAAAAATGGGAATTACCGCTCGTGGAGCTTGGGAATCTGTTAGAAGACATAGTAGAGCATTAGGGTTCAATCCGGATAAAAATGATTTTACCGTTGTTGGTATTGGTGACATGTCAGGCGATGTCTTTGGTAATGGGATGCTTCTGTCTCATCATATTAAGCTTGTTGCTGCATTTAATCATATGCATATATTCATTGATCCTAATCCAGATCCAGAAAAAAGCTTTCAAGAAAGAAAACGTTTATTTAATCTACCACGCTCTAGTTGGCAGGATTATAATGCCAATTTGATTTCAAAAGGCGGTGGTATTTTTTTACGATCTAAAAAATCTATCCTATTATCTAGCGAGATTAAAAAGTTATTAGATATTAGTCAAGATTCCATTGCACCTGATGGATTAATTCGAGCGGTATTAAAAGCCAGTGTAGACTTATTATGGAATGGCGGTATTGGTACTTACGTTAAAGCATCGAATGAAAGAAATGCAGATGTCGGTGATAGAGCAAACGATAATTTACGTATTGATGCTAAAGAATTACGTTGTCGGATTGTAGCCGAGGGAGGAAATCTTGGTTTAACTCAATTGGGTCGTGTTGAGTATGCTCTAAATGGCGGATTAATTTATACCGATTTCATTGATAATTCTGCGGGTGTTGATTGTTCGGATCATGAAGTTAATTGTAAGATTTTATTGAATGCAGTGGTCGCTTCGGGTGAGATGACTTTTGATCAACGCAATGCATTATTAGCAGAAATGACCGATGAAATTGCTAAACTTGTTCTTTATGATAATTATTGTCAAACACGTACTATTAGTTTAGCGGCTATGCATGCTCAGCAGGAATTAGAATTTCATCGCCGTTACATTCAAGAATTAGAGCGTCACGGTAAATTAGACCGAGCATTAGAATTCCTCCCGGATGAAAAGGCCTTATTAGAAAGGAAAGCGTTGGGTAAAGGATTAACTAGTCCAGAGATTGCTGTATTACTTGCGTATACCAAAATGTGGGTAAAAGCTGAGTTACTGGAGAAGCATTCTTTAGAAGAAGACTATTTAAAACGCGTTTTGGAGTCTGCTTTTCCAAAACCTTTGCGCGGTCGATTCTCCAAATTTATGCAGCAGCATAGTCTGCGTCGTGAAATTATTGCAACCAAGATTAGTAATGCCATGGTGAATGATATGGGCATTACATTTGTCTTCCGTTTAAAAACCGAAATTGGCGCAGATATTGCTTCTATTGCACGCGCTTACGCAATTGCGCACCATGTATTTGGTTTTTCTGAGCTACTCGGAATTGCAGAAAACCTAAGCGATGAGGTAGCGCCAGTTATTCGTTACGCTATTATGCGCCAATTTAATCGCTTGATAAGACGTGCAACTCGATGGTTTATCTATAATTATAAAGATCAATTAACCGATATTTTAGGAATGGTGGATCGATTTAAGCAATCAATAGTTACACTGAATAAAAACTTACCTAATTTACTTATCGGTGAGGAACGAGACCACTGGGAAAAAAATATTCAAGGGCTTATCGAAGTTGGTATATCAGAAGATATAGCGAAACGAATTGCGAATGTAGATCATGAATACGCTTTATTGGATATTATAGATGCAGCGCAGAAAAATGATTTAGCTTTGCAAGATGTAGCCGAACTATATTTCATGGTGGGTGAAAGATTTGGATTTACTTGGTTGCGATCGCAAATTATGAAGATAACGATTGAAACTTTATGGGACAATTTGGCTAGAGTGATCTTATTGGATGATCTAGATACTCAACAACGTCATTTGACTGTTATTATTTTACAATGTGTTATAGACAAACAAGGTAGTAATGAAATCTGCTTGGAACAATGGGAGACAGATAATCAGGATTTTATTCAACGTTGGGAGCAATTTTTGGCAGATTTACGTAGCACAGGCGAATTGAAGTTAATGATGTTTTCAGTGGTGATCCGAGAGCTAGTCAGTATGGTTAATGCCACTAACCTTTCTAAAGTAACAAGCTAG
- a CDS encoding HAD-IIIC family phosphatase, translating into MLILSTFNSEYLQTPALDYPHTPLLKSLFEKFTTESIHIKYVNKNLIGELLNLNLKESKSYAILFRLFDFLEENSIIDEDKLIKHLNLIVKQITVLKQKSSLPFLVFLCPSPKKFIDEKSKKIEKLFIEQLDKNGIHCSTLADVQDGENPIEDDTHIPFNPKMYIKIACELARKLHAIIQKNCKVLTVDCDNTLWTGVVADDGIEGIVLKEHNILLQKYLVEQHKKGKIICLCSKNEEQTVLDAFEHHENEMPLKLKHLSNYNKINWELKSENIKKLALELNVFPDSFRFIDDNPIEIQDVSQIPGVFCITMPQNSEEFRNHWAFDIDEYLIVTETDKIRTEFYEQAEIKAALATKFNDPVEYLRSPELGQSITISKIDSKEDIKTIQRVSQLSGKTNRFNLFPEPEKIQVSKIIKIVKDGGGVYIGTIKDNLSSEDITAVAITSIVVIGIPVTSRKKKHLIIHSLFVSCRVFNRGMEYEMVKKIVQDAEKLGVETVEFKFKKSEKNIPVCGFLNTLSEETNKDPISWFLLNKSKNYPVIHDSLKFFFKKLNLCMDFNSLALNEETVLILPVRKLIDLNLDSLIRTSLNISQQTAKQHLNKLPAVTNEIDEKYLIELKEMTSSLKYLLNKFFLDKNIIDSIAELEIRVNILCNRLLGGEGQDKSLIARGLDSLKATELRFCLYESEKIIITIPMLICEKTTSLTLIDYIKEQKRSKKNDYTRAQSKETVFLDENFYNQIFPVSFQQQRIWLAEQQESAENSANFHMTACYKISLEKLDIQRFKLACQELVNLYDIFGASFFMQNNKLMQLIKSPGARELSFKIRNLNTKESLEEAIQRELDKPWKMSNSSLIRFIVFKDELENNGYIFFHIHHAIFDAISFNNCFDTLSDIYTHLKLSSSYSLKNNPPQYIDYIRYQQKKSEDKVFQTEADKVWREILGKVDGVTKFPNDISQAESKPSTEQAIKRYEFSLSSEDVLALKNLAQLNHVTCFTVLYAVFALVVASYTFQNKITLISATNGRDGHPSFDKMIGFFVNLLVQPFELEANQPFGEYLKQVNEQFLVSQEFQNFPASKILEILGQMGVQGIFSSIAFIYQSYKNPELKVDGEKTEFVFPVNPILFDAREKVKRVSPLFDLAIFAKEIEKQINFFIEYDPAKYSDDLMEVLGKNYIYTLTNVSKNPNQRLGDISVVCDAVQHELIRLGQGPKLDFSGEISLVNKFQQIVLKYPENIALSCGNKRLTYKEVDQQAINLAHALIEAGVKQGNHVGIFLDANYLFFIAELAVLKINAVFIPLSKENPNERLKLIVSDANIEFVIIDNDTKGLFDTTAQTRQLISIDAIKNFVNLEKKLPTFVKNSDTFCILYTSGSTGAPKGVVLQEKGIFRVVEKPNFLKVVPGDKIAQTANQTFDAAQLECWLAWNHGASLVLFNKETILNIDLFQDKLKAEKNTHIWLTAGLFDFLANNRPEIFENLKFLMVGGDVVHKETTIKVLNLKNPPIIVIVYGPTENGIVTSTYIVDKKTISNYETVPIGLPINETQVEIRTPFGSKTPLGGIGELFVAGNGVAKGYLNLQKLTEKRFTGGPGNRYYQTGDLVRYHTLLEGPQLMFIGRTDNQQVKINGNLVALEEVRNCLSRHQDIQQVEVLVTKIGNVNKLVAFYTSNSMNKKNIELANKMFHSLLSESLPAYMLPSFYIQLDDFKVNANGKLDKTQFQKFESELYENLIEEILPKTQSEKAILKIVKNRLYAFPNNTKTNLINFGCDSIATMEIINAINITFKPEFEKNFEKNVNVENVEFDTYLNEKILHANDLYQNPTVEALADVLIKKLHNETKKSSLRLLKDGDSNLPSIIFIHPAGGGLSCFDKLIEQVKFDNICYGIEDPLLDSNQLKLLTMKQMAKNYLSIINNQIQGPFILAGYSFGGMLALEMAAQYESISENDHLLEVFLFDTWVVSCANEEIKIKLKHDVLIYCAEQRKQANVNEDSREMITLLEELCEHHQTIGFEFKPKKLISIPVCLFKATNLNNEFARMNMQDKSNFLLKFVDEKLFTIQEIKATHFDLLKSDLIAEYLTEIVNERNLKKCPNKFDKKINKGGKSMLFSPLNEINNDPEFSCLLKPKVK; encoded by the coding sequence ATGTTAATTCTTTCTACATTTAACTCGGAATACCTTCAAACGCCTGCCCTTGATTATCCCCATACCCCGCTCTTGAAATCTTTATTTGAAAAATTTACTACCGAATCAATACATATAAAATATGTTAATAAAAATTTAATCGGAGAACTTTTAAATTTAAATTTAAAAGAATCAAAGTCATATGCGATTCTCTTTAGGTTATTCGATTTTTTAGAAGAAAATTCCATTATTGACGAAGATAAATTAATAAAACATCTAAATTTAATTGTAAAACAAATTACTGTATTAAAGCAAAAAAGTTCATTACCGTTTTTAGTTTTTTTATGTCCTAGTCCTAAGAAATTTATTGATGAAAAATCAAAAAAAATAGAAAAATTATTTATAGAACAATTAGATAAAAATGGGATTCATTGCTCAACCTTAGCTGATGTTCAAGATGGGGAAAATCCTATAGAAGATGATACGCATATTCCTTTTAACCCAAAAATGTATATTAAAATTGCGTGTGAATTGGCAAGAAAACTGCATGCAATCATACAGAAAAATTGTAAAGTTTTGACAGTTGACTGCGATAATACTTTATGGACAGGGGTTGTAGCTGATGATGGTATCGAAGGTATAGTATTGAAAGAGCATAATATCTTGTTGCAGAAATATTTAGTCGAACAACATAAAAAAGGGAAAATTATTTGTTTATGTAGCAAAAATGAAGAGCAAACAGTATTAGATGCTTTTGAACATCATGAAAATGAGATGCCTTTAAAATTAAAGCATCTCAGTAATTATAATAAAATAAATTGGGAATTAAAGTCTGAGAATATTAAAAAACTTGCACTAGAATTAAATGTTTTTCCAGATAGTTTCCGTTTTATTGATGATAATCCCATAGAAATTCAAGATGTAAGTCAAATTCCAGGTGTTTTTTGTATTACTATGCCGCAAAATTCAGAAGAATTTAGAAATCATTGGGCATTCGATATTGATGAATATTTAATAGTTACTGAAACGGATAAAATCCGAACTGAATTTTATGAACAAGCTGAGATTAAAGCCGCTCTGGCAACAAAATTTAATGATCCCGTCGAATATTTACGATCACCTGAGTTAGGTCAGTCTATTACTATTAGTAAAATAGATTCTAAAGAAGACATAAAGACAATTCAAAGAGTTAGTCAATTATCTGGGAAAACTAACCGATTTAACCTGTTTCCTGAACCAGAAAAAATTCAGGTTAGTAAAATAATTAAGATAGTAAAAGACGGAGGAGGAGTTTATATTGGAACAATTAAGGATAATTTATCTTCTGAAGATATTACAGCTGTAGCAATAACTAGTATAGTAGTAATAGGTATTCCAGTAACTAGTAGGAAAAAAAAACATTTAATTATCCATAGTTTGTTTGTTAGTTGCAGAGTTTTTAATAGAGGAATGGAATATGAGATGGTGAAGAAAATAGTCCAAGATGCTGAAAAATTGGGTGTAGAAACAGTCGAATTTAAGTTTAAAAAATCTGAAAAAAATATTCCTGTTTGCGGTTTTCTAAATACATTGAGCGAAGAAACCAATAAAGACCCTATTTCTTGGTTCTTATTGAATAAATCAAAAAATTATCCTGTAATCCATGATAGTCTTAAATTTTTTTTTAAAAAATTAAATCTTTGTATGGATTTTAATTCACTTGCGTTAAACGAAGAAACCGTTTTAATTTTACCTGTTCGCAAACTAATAGACCTAAATCTGGATTCTTTAATTCGAACATCTTTAAATATTTCACAACAAACTGCTAAACAGCACTTAAATAAATTGCCCGCTGTCACTAACGAGATAGATGAGAAATATTTAATAGAATTAAAAGAAATGACAAGTTCACTGAAATATTTATTAAATAAGTTCTTTCTTGATAAGAATATAATCGACTCAATAGCTGAATTAGAAATTAGAGTAAATATATTATGTAATCGTTTATTAGGTGGCGAAGGACAAGATAAATCATTAATTGCACGTGGTTTAGATTCACTAAAAGCGACCGAATTACGTTTCTGCTTATATGAAAGTGAAAAAATAATTATTACTATTCCTATGTTGATATGCGAAAAAACGACAAGCTTGACTTTAATTGATTATATTAAAGAACAAAAAAGATCTAAAAAAAATGATTATACACGAGCACAATCTAAAGAAACTGTCTTTCTAGATGAAAATTTTTATAATCAAATCTTTCCAGTTTCTTTTCAGCAGCAAAGAATTTGGCTCGCTGAGCAACAAGAATCAGCTGAGAATAGCGCAAATTTTCACATGACAGCGTGTTATAAAATAAGTTTAGAAAAGCTAGATATTCAACGTTTTAAATTGGCTTGCCAAGAGCTTGTAAATCTTTATGATATATTTGGTGCTAGCTTTTTTATGCAGAACAATAAATTAATGCAGTTAATTAAATCACCTGGAGCTAGGGAGTTAAGTTTTAAAATTAGAAATCTAAATACAAAAGAATCATTGGAAGAAGCTATTCAGCGTGAATTAGATAAGCCTTGGAAAATGAGTAACTCATCTTTGATCCGATTCATTGTTTTCAAAGATGAGCTTGAAAACAATGGTTACATTTTCTTTCATATTCATCATGCTATTTTTGATGCAATTTCATTTAATAATTGCTTCGATACTTTGTCTGACATTTATACACACTTAAAACTTTCGAGTTCTTACAGTTTAAAGAATAATCCTCCTCAGTATATTGACTATATTCGCTATCAACAAAAAAAATCAGAAGACAAGGTGTTTCAAACTGAGGCGGATAAGGTTTGGAGAGAAATACTAGGTAAAGTGGATGGAGTTACGAAATTTCCTAATGATATATCGCAAGCTGAATCCAAACCATCTACTGAACAAGCCATTAAAAGATATGAGTTTTCCTTATCTTCTGAAGATGTATTAGCATTGAAAAATTTGGCTCAATTAAATCATGTTACTTGTTTTACTGTATTGTATGCTGTATTTGCTCTTGTAGTAGCTTCTTATACTTTTCAAAATAAAATTACGCTGATATCGGCTACGAATGGGAGAGACGGACATCCCTCTTTCGACAAAATGATTGGATTTTTTGTCAATCTATTAGTACAGCCATTTGAACTAGAAGCAAATCAACCATTTGGCGAATATCTAAAACAGGTTAATGAACAATTCTTAGTTAGTCAGGAGTTTCAAAATTTCCCTGCGTCTAAAATACTGGAAATTTTAGGCCAAATGGGTGTGCAAGGAATTTTCTCAAGTATTGCATTTATTTATCAAAGTTATAAAAACCCCGAATTAAAAGTTGATGGAGAAAAAACAGAGTTCGTGTTTCCCGTGAATCCTATTCTTTTTGATGCGAGAGAGAAAGTTAAAAGAGTTAGCCCTCTATTCGACTTAGCGATTTTTGCAAAAGAAATCGAAAAACAAATCAATTTTTTTATTGAATATGACCCAGCTAAGTATAGTGATGATCTTATGGAAGTCCTTGGAAAAAATTATATATATACCCTTACGAATGTTAGTAAAAATCCTAATCAAAGGTTGGGTGATATCTCCGTTGTTTGTGATGCAGTACAACATGAATTAATTCGCTTAGGACAAGGTCCGAAACTTGATTTTTCTGGAGAAATAAGTCTAGTCAATAAATTCCAACAAATTGTGCTTAAATACCCTGAAAATATTGCTCTGAGCTGTGGGAATAAACGACTTACTTATAAAGAAGTAGATCAACAGGCAATAAATCTTGCTCATGCTTTGATTGAAGCAGGTGTAAAGCAAGGGAATCATGTTGGAATCTTTTTAGACGCAAATTATTTATTTTTTATCGCAGAATTAGCAGTATTAAAAATTAATGCAGTTTTTATTCCACTTTCTAAAGAAAATCCAAATGAACGGCTAAAATTAATTGTAAGTGATGCCAATATTGAATTTGTTATTATAGATAACGATACCAAGGGTCTGTTTGATACAACCGCTCAAACCCGTCAATTAATATCAATTGACGCTATTAAAAATTTTGTTAATCTAGAAAAAAAACTTCCTACTTTTGTTAAAAATTCAGATACATTCTGTATTCTTTATACGTCGGGATCCACGGGCGCTCCAAAAGGTGTGGTTTTGCAGGAAAAAGGAATTTTTCGTGTGGTAGAAAAGCCAAATTTTCTAAAAGTAGTACCGGGAGATAAAATTGCTCAAACTGCAAATCAGACTTTTGATGCTGCCCAATTGGAATGTTGGCTAGCATGGAATCATGGTGCTAGCTTAGTACTTTTTAATAAAGAAACAATTTTAAATATAGATTTATTTCAGGATAAATTAAAAGCTGAAAAAAATACCCATATATGGTTAACCGCTGGGTTGTTTGATTTTTTGGCTAATAATCGTCCGGAGATATTTGAAAACTTGAAATTTTTAATGGTGGGCGGAGATGTTGTTCATAAAGAAACTACAATAAAAGTTTTAAATTTAAAAAACCCTCCCATTATTGTAATCGTGTATGGGCCCACTGAAAATGGTATTGTTACATCGACCTATATTGTGGATAAGAAAACAATAAGTAACTATGAAACTGTGCCTATTGGTTTGCCTATTAATGAAACACAGGTGGAAATAAGAACGCCTTTTGGAAGTAAAACTCCTTTGGGTGGTATTGGCGAGTTATTTGTAGCGGGAAATGGTGTCGCGAAAGGATACTTAAATTTACAGAAATTAACTGAAAAGCGATTTACTGGCGGACCAGGAAACAGATATTATCAAACGGGGGATTTAGTCAGATACCATACCTTATTAGAAGGTCCACAACTTATGTTTATCGGACGGACAGATAATCAGCAAGTTAAGATTAACGGAAATCTTGTTGCGCTTGAAGAAGTTAGGAATTGCTTATCCCGACATCAAGATATTCAACAAGTTGAAGTATTAGTTACCAAAATAGGAAACGTTAATAAGTTAGTGGCTTTCTATACTTCGAATTCGATGAATAAAAAAAATATTGAATTAGCAAACAAAATGTTTCATTCTCTTCTAAGTGAAAGTTTACCGGCATATATGCTCCCTTCATTTTATATTCAATTAGATGATTTTAAAGTCAATGCGAATGGAAAATTAGATAAAACACAGTTTCAAAAATTTGAATCAGAATTATATGAAAACTTGATAGAAGAAATTCTTCCTAAAACACAAAGTGAGAAAGCTATATTAAAAATAGTAAAAAATAGATTATATGCTTTCCCAAATAATACAAAAACTAATCTTATTAATTTTGGTTGTGATTCGATTGCCACGATGGAAATAATTAATGCAATTAATATTACATTTAAACCAGAATTTGAGAAAAATTTTGAAAAGAATGTTAATGTTGAAAATGTTGAATTTGATACTTATTTGAATGAGAAAATCTTACATGCTAATGATTTATATCAAAACCCAACTGTTGAAGCCTTGGCGGATGTCTTAATTAAGAAGCTACATAATGAGACTAAAAAGAGTTCGCTTAGACTATTGAAAGACGGTGATAGTAATTTACCATCCATTATATTCATACATCCTGCCGGGGGGGGGCTTAGTTGTTTTGATAAACTAATAGAACAGGTAAAATTTGATAACATTTGTTATGGTATCGAAGATCCATTATTGGATAGCAACCAGTTAAAACTATTAACTATGAAGCAGATGGCGAAAAACTATCTTTCAATAATAAACAACCAAATACAAGGACCTTTTATTTTGGCGGGTTATTCGTTCGGAGGTATGTTAGCCTTAGAAATGGCTGCGCAATATGAGTCTATATCAGAAAATGATCATTTATTAGAAGTATTTTTATTCGATACGTGGGTAGTTTCTTGTGCTAATGAAGAAATTAAAATTAAATTAAAACATGATGTTTTAATTTATTGTGCAGAACAAAGAAAGCAGGCAAATGTTAATGAGGATTCACGTGAAATGATTACTTTATTGGAGGAACTATGTGAACACCATCAAACGATAGGATTCGAATTTAAACCAAAAAAACTTATTTCTATTCCTGTTTGCTTATTTAAAGCAACAAATTTAAATAATGAATTTGCAAGAATGAACATGCAAGATAAATCTAATTTTTTATTAAAATTTGTAGATGAAAAATTATTTACTATTCAGGAAATTAAAGCAACTCACTTTGATTTGTTAAAATCAGATTTAATTGCAGAATATCTTACAGAGATAGTGAATGAAAGAAATTTAAAAAAATGCCCTAATAAGTTCGATAAAAAAATAAATAAAGGTGGGAAGTCGATGTTGTTTAGTCCTTTGAATGAAATTAATAATGATCCTGAATTTTCCTGTCTTCTTAAACCTAAAGTAAAATAA